CGAGGCACAGCTGTTGACCTACCTAAGACTGACCGGCCTCCGCGTGGGTTTGTTGATCAACTTCAACGTGCCGCTGCTCAAGGACGGCATCAAACGCCTGATCCACGGCTAGTTCTCCGTG
This portion of the Chloroflexaceae bacterium genome encodes:
- a CDS encoding GxxExxY protein; the protein is MTYLRLTGLRVGLLINFNVPLLKDGIKRLIHG